From the Malassezia vespertilionis chromosome 5, complete sequence genome, the window tcgcgcaggtCGCTACCACTGTACCCGTCCGTCTTGCggacaagctgctcaaggtCAAACGAAGGGTGGCACGGCACGTTGGAAAGCATGATGGCCAGGATTTTTTTACGCTGCGCCGATTCTGGAAGACGCACGGCATAGCGCTTCGGCATACGCCGCAAAATCGCGGCGTCAATGTCGTTGGGCCTGTTTGTCGCACCGAGTACGAGGATCCGGTCGGTGGAGGAGGTGAGGCCATCCCAGAGGGTCATGAACTCGGCCTTCATCATCGCTGTCACCTCGTGGTCCCCGCTCGCACGCTCACGCAAAAAGCTATCAATCTCATCAATAAAGATAATGCTTGGCTGGAGCTTACGTGCAAGACCGaagagcgcagcgaccAACTTGTTCGACTCGCCGAACCACTTGTTCGTCAGCGTAGAAACATGCATGTTGATAaacgtcgcgccgctctccTTGGCAAGAGCCTTGGCCAGCATCGTCTTGCCCGTTCCTGGGGGTCCATACAGCAACACACCCTTCGGTGCACCGAGCAGACCGCTTGCGCTGTTGAACAATTGAGGGTAGCACAAGGGCGCAATCACACTTTCTTGCAAGCTAGAAATGATCCCTTCCAGTCCACCAATTAACTCAAACGTCACAGGTATATCCTCCGGCAAGATAAGCTCCGATGCAATCTGCTCCTCGTGCTCGTTCAGCTTGATTTGCTTGGAGCGGAGaccgagcttgccgagctttGAATCCGACACCTTCTTCGCATCTTGCTGCTTTTGGCGGTTCGGATCCAAAGAAGTCATGACATATTTAAACGCATAGTAAAATGCGATCTGTGACACCGCAAAGACGGCGACATCCGTCACCATCTTCCTCGTCACCTCCTTCATGATGGTCAACGCAGAGTGGCGAGCGAGCGCGTGTGTCGATATCACGTGACACGTGATCGAGCTCCACGCAAGTCTCCTGCGCGTCTTGACCGTCCCACCAAAAGTGCGTCGCAGTGCCATGGCTGACAATAGTGAGCGTAATGGAGTATAATGGGGGGAGTGTCATTGCGATGAAAGGAAAGAACTGTGTCGCGATTGCCACCGATTTGCGTATCGGGCAGCAGGCCATGCTCCTTGCGACCAACTTCGACAAGGTGTTCAAGGCGACAGACCGGATATATGTTGGCCTTCCGGGGCTTGCTACAGACACAACTACCCTTCGTGAAAAGTTTCGCTATCGTTTGAACATGTACCGTATGAAGGAGGACCGCGAGATTGAGCCGGAAACGTTTGCACACCTCATGAGCTCGACTCTGTATGAGCGACGGTACGTTGCAAATGCGACTTACCACAGATTCGGCCCCTACTTTATTGAGCCAGTAGTTGCAGGGATAAACTCGAAGAGCGAGCCTTTTATTGTGAATTCGGACGTGATTGGGTGCCTCAATTATGCAAAAGACTTTGTCGTGagcggcacggcgagcgACCGCCTATTTGGCATGGCCGAGTCACTGTGGGAGCCTGATCTGGAGCCTGAAGACTTGTTTGAAACCATTTCGCAGACAATGCTCAATGGTATCGAG encodes:
- a CDS encoding uncharacterized protein (EggNog:ENOG503NVTE; TransMembrane:1 (i12-30o); COG:O), whose product is MKEVTRKMVTDVAVFAVSQIAFYYAFKYVMTSLDPNRQKQQDAKKVSDSKLGKLGLRSKQIKLNEHEEQIASELILPEDIPVTFELIGGLEGIISSLQESVIAPLCYPQLFNSASGLLGAPKGVLLYGPPGTGKTMLAKALAKESGATFINMHVSTLTNKWFGESNKLVAALFGLARKLQPSIIFIDEIDSFLRERASGDHEVTAMMKAEFMTLWDGLTSSTDRILVLGATNRPNDIDAAILRRMPKRYAVRLPESAQRKKILAIMLSNVPCHPSFDLEQLVRKTDGYSGSDLRELCRAAAMVPVREVLRSRTGRERVARARKSAPGTVDTIGETELSMSIRPLKNSDFFQSDTATPLHDATEVDALD
- the PUP3 gene encoding proteasome endopeptidase complex (COG:O; MEROPS:MER0001710; EggNog:ENOG503NWF8), whose translation is MKGKNCVAIATDLRIGQQAMLLATNFDKVFKATDRIYVGLPGLATDTTTLREKFRYRLNMYRMKEDREIEPETFAHLMSSTLYERRYVANATYHRFGPYFIEPVVAGINSKSEPFIVNSDVIGCLNYAKDFVVSGTASDRLFGMAESLWEPDLEPEDLFETISQTMLNGIERDALSGMGVLVRVITPDRVIERTLKCRMD